The segment ACTCGAGCTGGCGGCCTCCGATCGTCAGCGGGGGCGAAATCGTCAGTACATTTCCGTTCATGCCGCTCGGGAGAATGATGAGGCCCTTGGCCAGCGCCCGCTTGGCGACGTCGAAGGCCAGTCCGGTCCGTCGGTCCTGGCTCAGCGCCAGGCCGATCATGAATCCGCGGCCCCGAACTTCCTCAATCATCGGGAGAGATCTCTGCCAGCTTCGCATCTCCGTCATCGCCTCCCGGCCGAGGCGGTCGGCACGGGTAGCCAGGTCTTTGTTTTCGATCTCATGAATCGACGCCAGTGCAGCGGCACAGCCGAGGGGATGTCCGAGAAATGTATTCGTGTGCAAAGCTTCGCCGGTGGATACCGGCCAGCCATGCATCACGGCTTCGGTTCCGACACAAGCGGCAAAGGGGAGAGTGCCGGTGAGGGCTTTTCCCACGCAGAGCAAATCCGGCACCACCTTCTCCCGGTCCACGGCGAATCGGGTGCCGGTCCGGCCAAAGCCGGTCATGATTTCGTCGGCGATGAGAACCAAGTGGTTCCGGTTGGCGAAATCTCGAATTTCGCGCAGCCATCCCTGCGGCGGCACGATCACTCCTGCGCGCCCCTGGATCGGTTCCAGCAAAATCGCTCCCACAGGAACTTGGGTTTTTTGGGATTCATTTACGATCTGCTGAAGTTCCGCAATCGATTGCTCGATGACTTCGCGGTTGCGATCGTTCTGATAACGGGGAAAACGTGCGCGTCGGGCGAACTGCCCCAATTGTCGGTGAAAAGGCTCCCGAAATTTCAGTTGGCCGCTCACCGCGAGCGTCCCGTAACTCAAACCGTGGTACGCCCCTTCAAAACTGATAACCCCCGGTCGACCTGAAACCAGGGCTGCCGTTTTGAGTGCCGCCTCCACGGCTTCGGAACCGGAAGAACAAAGAATGGCCTGCGCACCGGGCTGGGGAAACGCAAGAGTCAGCCACTCCAGCAATTCGACTTTGATGGCGGGCGGATGCACGTCGCCCATGCCGTGGGGCAATCGCGCCAACTGCCGGCTGATCGCGGCGGTCACGGCGGGTTGACGATGGCCCAGACTCGCTACGCCGAACGCCGCTGACAAATCGACGAAAATATTTCCATCGACATCTTGTACGTTCGATCCGTGCGCCTGTTCCCAAAAGACCGGAAAATCGTTGCTGATATACGTGATTCCGGGCGCCTCGACTTTGCCGAGCCGTTTGCCGAGGTCGATAGAGCGCGGTCCGGGGATCGGCGAGCGGATCATTCCGATCTGTTCCCCAAACGGAAGACGTTCGTTCATGCAAACGACCTTCCGAGATTTTGGATAATTCGGACCCATGCGGAGGAATCCAAACGCGGCGCCTGGAGATAATTTGTATTCTCTTCCACGTGAGTAATGCTGCTCATGCCGGCGAGTGCCGTGTGAAGGCCCGGTGTCGCGGCGACGAACGAAATCGCCCGCTGGGCATCCGTTCTCACCCCCTTAAATTCCGCGGCGAGGGGAGCGGGCAGCTGGCCCAAGAGTTTCCCCTGAAAAAGCGGCACACTGGCCATCACGAGGATGTTCGCCTCGGCCGCGGCATGAAGAAACGGGACCAATCGCCCTTTCCACATTTGAGTGGGAGCCACGGCCGCCTCCCGGTAAACGAAATTAAAGGGCAGCTGGACGACACTGAAACGATGTCGCTCTCCGCCTGCCGATTTCGCGATTTCAAGAATTCGTTCCAGTGACAGGTGATTGCGAACGCTCGGCGGAACGCGAAAACCGTCCCACGTGGCCAGTCCGTATCGCACGATGGCACCGTTGGCGGCCTCCTCCTCTAGAGCCGAAAAGGCGGAGCCGAGCCGTTTTTCAAATTCCGGGTTGTCGATCTCTTCCAGTTGGGTTTCGACGTTGTGCAGGTAATAGATATCGATCGTATCGAGACCGAGGTTTTTCAAGCTCGAATGGAGTTGATGCCGAACATAATCCGGATGCATCGAGTGACAACCGGCGACGATGTCTTGGGGACGGATAATCCCAGAATCAAAGAAAGTTTCCTGGAGGTAGGCCATCGGGTCTCTCGGAGGGGCGCCGTCGAACGATAGAAATCCTCCCTTTGTGGCGATCACGATCTCGTCTCGGCGGACGGCCCCGTTCTCGATGGATCGGCGAACGGCCTCGCCGACGGATCGTTCGCTTCTCTGGAACCGATAATTGATCGCCGTGTCGACGACGTTGATCCCTTTTTGAAGAGCTTCGGCGACGGCCTCGGTATAGCGTTGATCGGTTTCCTCGTCATGGGAGCCGAGATACGTGCCGATCCCTAAATCCGAGATACGAATCCCGGCGTTTTCCCGGTAATGAGCGGAATCGACCTGCTGTTGCTTCCGAGCGTAACGCCCGGTCCCTTCGGCCGTTGCTTTTCCCCCAATCGCCAATGAATCCTCCTGAACCTTGTGAAACCGAGAAAGACGCAAACAATCACTGCCCGGCGGGAAGGTCAATACTCCTCTTGCAGAACTCTGCAGGACTGTTTCAATGGAGGCGCTATGAATCACCCCCCCGTGCTCAAGTCAGCGGAATTGGAAATGGCGCTCACGGACCTTCCCGGCTGGAAAGTATCCGGAGTGGCGATACAAAAAACGTTTAAATCACAATCATTTATGGAAGGAATCTCGAAAATGGTTGAGATAGCGAGGTTGGCCGAGGAACTCGATCATCATCCGGATATGTTCATCCATTATCGGGACGTGACCTTTTCCTGCTGGACCCACGTGTCGGGAGGTGTGACCGCAAAGGACATCGATCTGGCCCACCGGGTCGAAAGGATTTGGGCCGGATAACGATGCTTCATGGCTAATGCCGAAGAATTAAGCCGAACCGGCGGCTCTTGATCCTCGCCGTGCCGTTGGTCGGGTTTCCGTCCAGGTCGATACCGTTGATCTTGTCGTTTACATAATATTCCGGCGTTTCAGCCGCTTCGTGAATTCCGATGTCGACCCGGATTTTTTCTATCCGCGCAAGTTCGGCCGGGGAGGGTTGATCCGGAAGGA is part of the Bdellovibrionota bacterium genome and harbors:
- a CDS encoding aminotransferase class III-fold pyridoxal phosphate-dependent enzyme, with protein sequence MNERLPFGEQIGMIRSPIPGPRSIDLGKRLGKVEAPGITYISNDFPVFWEQAHGSNVQDVDGNIFVDLSAAFGVASLGHRQPAVTAAISRQLARLPHGMGDVHPPAIKVELLEWLTLAFPQPGAQAILCSSGSEAVEAALKTAALVSGRPGVISFEGAYHGLSYGTLAVSGQLKFREPFHRQLGQFARRARFPRYQNDRNREVIEQSIAELQQIVNESQKTQVPVGAILLEPIQGRAGVIVPPQGWLREIRDFANRNHLVLIADEIMTGFGRTGTRFAVDREKVVPDLLCVGKALTGTLPFAACVGTEAVMHGWPVSTGEALHTNTFLGHPLGCAAALASIHEIENKDLATRADRLGREAMTEMRSWQRSLPMIEEVRGRGFMIGLALSQDRRTGLAFDVAKRALAKGLIILPSGMNGNVLTISPPLTIGGRQLE
- a CDS encoding aldo/keto reductase, coding for MAIGGKATAEGTGRYARKQQQVDSAHYRENAGIRISDLGIGTYLGSHDEETDQRYTEAVAEALQKGINVVDTAINYRFQRSERSVGEAVRRSIENGAVRRDEIVIATKGGFLSFDGAPPRDPMAYLQETFFDSGIIRPQDIVAGCHSMHPDYVRHQLHSSLKNLGLDTIDIYYLHNVETQLEEIDNPEFEKRLGSAFSALEEEAANGAIVRYGLATWDGFRVPPSVRNHLSLERILEIAKSAGGERHRFSVVQLPFNFVYREAAVAPTQMWKGRLVPFLHAAAEANILVMASVPLFQGKLLGQLPAPLAAEFKGVRTDAQRAISFVAATPGLHTALAGMSSITHVEENTNYLQAPRLDSSAWVRIIQNLGRSFA
- a CDS encoding 4a-hydroxytetrahydrobiopterin dehydratase: MNHPPVLKSAELEMALTDLPGWKVSGVAIQKTFKSQSFMEGISKMVEIARLAEELDHHPDMFIHYRDVTFSCWTHVSGGVTAKDIDLAHRVERIWAG